A window of the Pantoea sp. Lij88 genome harbors these coding sequences:
- a CDS encoding hydroxyacid dehydrogenase, whose translation MTTSRPVILVTAADLAPQAVSLLHAFNVVYAGKQPDEETLFRLCQQHNPVAIIVRYGKINARIMDAAPALRVISKHGSGIDVIDQKAAAERHISVQSAPGANAAAVSEHTWALILACAKSVITLDQRMRQGYWDKSIHKSVELEGRTLGLVGLGAIGGRVARIGRAFGMKVLAYDPFAKTFPDECESSSLDDLLQHSDVISLHCPLTEQTRQMINAEKLALFKKGAILVNTARGGLIDDDALLAALNNGTVAWAALDSFPTEPLTAPHIWQSVENVILSPHIGGVSDNSYVKMGTVAASNILNVLAEPQKKETPVA comes from the coding sequence ATGACAACTTCACGTCCCGTTATTCTGGTCACGGCTGCTGATCTGGCGCCGCAGGCGGTCAGCCTGCTGCATGCGTTCAACGTGGTATATGCCGGCAAACAGCCTGACGAAGAGACCCTGTTCCGGCTCTGCCAGCAGCACAACCCGGTGGCGATTATCGTCCGCTACGGAAAAATCAACGCCCGCATTATGGATGCCGCGCCTGCTCTGCGCGTGATTTCCAAACACGGCAGCGGCATCGACGTGATCGATCAAAAAGCCGCGGCGGAACGTCATATCAGTGTGCAGTCTGCGCCGGGTGCTAATGCAGCGGCCGTGTCCGAGCATACCTGGGCGCTGATTCTTGCCTGCGCCAAATCGGTGATAACGCTGGATCAGCGTATGCGCCAGGGATACTGGGACAAATCCATCCATAAATCCGTCGAGCTGGAAGGCAGAACGCTGGGACTGGTCGGGCTGGGGGCAATTGGTGGTCGCGTTGCCCGCATTGGCCGGGCTTTTGGCATGAAGGTGCTCGCCTATGATCCCTTTGCCAAAACCTTCCCTGATGAGTGTGAATCCTCCTCACTTGACGATCTGCTGCAGCATTCAGATGTCATTTCGCTGCACTGCCCGCTGACCGAACAGACGCGGCAGATGATTAACGCGGAAAAACTGGCGTTGTTTAAAAAAGGCGCCATTCTGGTGAACACCGCACGCGGCGGTCTCATTGATGATGATGCGCTGTTAGCAGCACTCAATAATGGCACCGTGGCCTGGGCCGCACTGGACAGCTTCCCCACAGAACCGCTGACGGCCCCGCATATCTGGCAGAGTGTGGAGAACGTGATACTGTCGCCACACATTGGCGGTGTCAGCGATAACTCCTACGTGAAGATGGGTACCGTTGCGGCGAGTAACATCCTGAACGTACTCGCGGAACCGCAAAAAAAAGAAACGCCGGTAGCCTGA
- a CDS encoding RraA family protein — translation MPNAENTFINRDIIRVAPELVKQAAQYQAAILADVAGRRGTLHGRIKPVSSTMKVAGPAITVEVRPGDNLAIHVALAIAKPGDVIVVDGKGDISCALIGEIMATQAAASGIAGIIIDGAVRDADSLSANGFPVFSAGLNPCGPTKSVAGRVNFPVSVAGAAIQPGDLVIGDIDGVVILPREEVPALIELAQKKLDFEIGRIAAIRDGDLRAPWLEKALHTAGMLADGETL, via the coding sequence ATGCCCAATGCAGAGAATACCTTCATCAATCGCGACATTATCCGTGTCGCGCCAGAGCTCGTAAAACAGGCAGCTCAGTATCAGGCAGCGATACTCGCTGACGTGGCGGGACGTCGTGGAACGCTGCATGGCCGCATTAAACCGGTCTCCTCCACAATGAAAGTCGCTGGCCCTGCTATCACCGTTGAAGTCCGGCCGGGTGATAACCTGGCTATTCACGTTGCGCTGGCGATTGCTAAACCTGGCGATGTGATTGTGGTCGATGGCAAAGGCGATATCAGCTGTGCATTGATTGGTGAGATCATGGCGACTCAGGCTGCCGCCTCCGGTATCGCCGGTATCATCATTGATGGCGCTGTGCGTGACGCCGATTCACTGAGCGCAAACGGCTTCCCGGTGTTTTCAGCGGGTCTGAACCCCTGCGGCCCCACCAAGTCTGTTGCGGGACGCGTTAACTTCCCAGTTTCTGTCGCGGGTGCTGCCATTCAGCCAGGCGATCTTGTCATCGGTGATATTGATGGCGTGGTGATTCTGCCGCGTGAAGAGGTGCCTGCGCTGATCGAACTGGCGCAGAAAAAACTGGATTTCGAGATCGGCCGCATTGCCGCCATTCGTGATGGCGACCTGCGCGCGCCGTGGTTAGAGAAAGCCCTGCATACCGCCGGCATGCTGGCTGATGGGGAGACACTCTGA
- a CDS encoding IclR family transcriptional regulator: MGNEGVIAVEKALALLDCFKPGEESLTLTALAQLSGYHKTTVYRLMNSLERMNYVIRRDNGVYTLGPRLLYLGKLYEQSFHLASIVQPELHALATATGESASWYVIENEQRLCLFRAEPSEGLRETRLPGTFLPLDNSAIGQVLRYWGLNEPLFDAAPELPLFTSGMRDPHIAAFSVPVFGENDKLIAALALTGPASRLTQTTCDGGLGKLMKEVASRLSIKSGAHKVMCDNFYKI; encoded by the coding sequence ATGGGGAATGAAGGCGTAATTGCCGTAGAAAAAGCGCTGGCGCTGCTGGATTGTTTCAAACCCGGCGAGGAGTCGCTGACGCTTACCGCTCTGGCGCAGCTGTCGGGCTATCATAAAACGACGGTTTATCGCCTGATGAACTCACTTGAGCGCATGAACTATGTGATTCGCCGCGACAATGGCGTTTACACCCTGGGGCCAAGACTGCTTTATCTGGGCAAGCTTTATGAGCAGTCCTTTCATCTGGCGAGTATTGTTCAGCCTGAACTGCATGCTCTGGCGACCGCGACGGGCGAAAGTGCCTCATGGTATGTGATTGAAAATGAGCAACGACTCTGTCTTTTCAGGGCAGAGCCGTCGGAAGGATTGCGCGAAACGCGCCTGCCGGGTACCTTCCTGCCGCTGGATAATTCTGCCATCGGACAGGTGCTTCGCTACTGGGGGCTGAACGAACCTCTGTTTGATGCCGCACCTGAGCTTCCGCTGTTTACGTCTGGTATGCGCGATCCGCATATCGCGGCGTTCTCTGTACCGGTGTTTGGTGAAAATGACAAACTGATCGCGGCGCTGGCACTGACCGGGCCAGCATCACGTCTGACGCAGACAACGTGTGACGGTGGGTTGGGTAAACTGATGAAAGAGGTGGCGAGCAGGCTCTCGATTAAATCAGGCGCACACAAAGTGATGTGCGATAATTTTTATAAAATTTAG
- a CDS encoding DUF1852 domain-containing protein, translated as MNNLAFTLKRIRFDENYNPSKNTRATTNFANLARGEKRQENLHNALAMIDNRFNALAHWDNPKSDRYSVELEIISAELNLRPESNDELFPAIEILKTHIVDHQTGQRIEGIVGNNFSSYVRDYDFSVVLAEHNKGQTEFSLPDDFGQLHGNIFKSFVNSAAYKESFSKSPVICLSVSSKNTYVRTGNHHPVLGIEYQQDAPSLTDFYFGKMGLKVRFFMPQGSVAPLAFYFHGDLLSDYSNLELISTISTMETFQKIYRPEIYNANSAAGQCYQPTLQHQDYSLTRIVYDREERSRLAVEQGKFTEAHFIKPNQTLLALWSAEFVL; from the coding sequence ATGAACAACTTAGCCTTTACCCTCAAGCGCATTCGTTTCGACGAAAACTATAATCCTTCGAAAAATACGCGGGCGACGACTAACTTCGCTAATTTAGCGCGCGGCGAAAAACGTCAGGAAAATCTGCATAACGCCCTGGCGATGATCGACAATCGTTTTAACGCGCTGGCGCACTGGGACAATCCAAAAAGCGATCGCTATTCTGTTGAACTTGAGATTATTTCTGCTGAGCTGAATCTTCGTCCTGAAAGCAACGACGAGCTGTTCCCGGCGATTGAAATTCTGAAAACGCATATCGTGGATCATCAAACCGGTCAGCGCATTGAAGGGATTGTCGGCAATAACTTCTCATCCTATGTGCGTGATTATGATTTCAGCGTCGTGCTGGCAGAACACAATAAAGGCCAGACAGAATTCAGTCTGCCGGATGATTTTGGTCAGCTGCACGGCAACATTTTTAAAAGCTTCGTCAACTCAGCCGCCTATAAAGAAAGCTTCAGTAAATCGCCGGTTATCTGCCTGAGCGTGTCGAGCAAAAACACCTACGTGCGCACCGGTAATCATCATCCGGTACTGGGCATCGAATATCAGCAGGATGCGCCTTCACTGACTGACTTTTACTTCGGAAAAATGGGTCTGAAAGTGCGTTTCTTTATGCCGCAGGGCAGTGTCGCGCCTCTGGCCTTCTACTTCCATGGCGACCTGCTCAGCGATTACAGCAATCTTGAGCTGATCAGCACCATCAGTACCATGGAGACGTTCCAGAAGATCTATCGCCCGGAAATTTATAACGCGAATTCTGCAGCCGGACAGTGCTATCAGCCCACGCTGCAGCATCAGGATTATTCATTAACCCGCATTGTTTACGATCGCGAAGAGCGCAGCCGCCTGGCCGTCGAGCAGGGTAAGTTTACTGAGGCGCATTTCATTAAGCCTAATCAGACACTTCTGGCGCTTTGGTCTGCTGAATTCGTTCTTTGA
- a CDS encoding methionine synthase — MKTLLPTSTAGSLPKPSWIAQPEVLWSPWKLQDDELVDGKRDALRLCLDDQVRAGIDIVSDGEQTRQHFVTTFIEHLSGVDFEKREVVRIRNRYDASVPTVVGEVSRQKPVFVEDAKILRKLTDRPIKWALPGPMTMIDTLYDNHYKSREKLAWEFAKILNQEAKELEAAGVDIIQFDEPAFNVFFDEVNDWGIAALERAIEGLKCETAVHICYGYGIKANTDWKKTLGTEWRQYEEVFPKLQRSAIDIVSLECQNSRVPMDLIELIRGKKVMVGAIDVATHEIETPEAVADTLRKALQFVDAENLYPSTNCGMIPLPRQVANGKLHALSAGAEIVRREILGK; from the coding sequence ATGAAAACCTTATTACCGACATCCACTGCTGGCAGCCTGCCTAAACCTTCCTGGATTGCGCAGCCAGAGGTGCTCTGGTCACCCTGGAAATTGCAGGATGACGAGTTAGTTGACGGCAAAAGAGATGCGCTGCGTCTGTGTCTGGACGATCAGGTTCGCGCCGGTATTGATATCGTCAGTGATGGCGAGCAGACCCGTCAGCACTTCGTGACGACGTTTATTGAACACCTCAGCGGCGTGGATTTCGAAAAGCGTGAAGTGGTCCGCATCCGTAATCGTTACGACGCAAGCGTCCCGACCGTGGTGGGTGAAGTCTCACGTCAGAAGCCCGTGTTTGTTGAAGATGCGAAAATTCTGCGCAAGCTGACCGATCGTCCTATCAAGTGGGCGTTGCCGGGTCCGATGACCATGATCGATACCCTTTATGATAATCACTACAAAAGTCGCGAAAAGCTGGCCTGGGAATTCGCAAAAATCCTGAATCAGGAAGCCAAAGAGTTAGAAGCAGCGGGCGTGGATATCATTCAGTTTGATGAGCCTGCGTTTAACGTCTTCTTCGATGAGGTGAATGACTGGGGTATTGCTGCGTTAGAGCGTGCCATCGAAGGTCTGAAGTGTGAAACCGCCGTTCACATCTGCTATGGCTACGGCATTAAGGCGAATACCGACTGGAAGAAAACGCTGGGTACAGAGTGGCGTCAGTATGAGGAGGTGTTCCCAAAACTGCAGCGTTCGGCTATCGATATCGTTTCACTGGAGTGTCAGAACTCGCGCGTTCCGATGGACCTGATCGAGCTGATTCGCGGTAAAAAAGTGATGGTGGGTGCTATCGACGTGGCAACTCATGAAATTGAGACGCCTGAAGCAGTGGCAGACACGCTGCGCAAAGCGCTGCAGTTTGTTGATGCTGAAAATCTGTATCCTTCGACCAACTGCGGCATGATCCCGCTGCCGCGTCAGGTAGCTAACGGCAAACTGCATGCGTTGAGTGCGGGCGCAGAGATTGTCCGCAGAGAGATTCTGGGAAAATAA
- a CDS encoding GNAT family N-acetyltransferase, with product MNSVFEWRNGSYLISTDKEKTDLKAIHQYLTRSTWASGIDINTVAMSIENSLTFGVFDDESQIGFARLITDYATFAYLCDVYILEEYQGKGLSRWLMESVHDHPVFIKLRRILLCTTTAPWLYEKLGYEPVNRENYIWTITRPDIYATK from the coding sequence ATGAACAGCGTATTTGAATGGCGCAATGGCTCATATCTCATCAGCACCGACAAAGAAAAAACAGACCTCAAGGCTATCCATCAGTATCTGACGCGTTCAACCTGGGCGTCAGGCATTGATATTAATACTGTCGCCATGTCGATAGAGAACAGCCTGACGTTTGGCGTCTTTGATGATGAGTCACAAATAGGGTTTGCCCGGCTCATCACGGATTATGCGACCTTCGCTTACCTGTGTGATGTTTATATTCTGGAGGAGTATCAGGGGAAGGGGCTGAGCAGATGGCTGATGGAGTCTGTTCATGACCATCCGGTTTTCATAAAACTTCGCAGAATCCTGCTGTGTACCACTACGGCTCCCTGGCTGTATGAAAAGCTGGGTTATGAACCCGTTAACCGGGAAAACTACATCTGGACGATTACGCGGCCGGATATCTATGCCACTAAATAA
- a CDS encoding XRE family transcriptional regulator, with protein MPDEMSSKEDNLNIRIGQKVKEEREKRGWSLTELADHSGVSRAMIHKIERGESSPTAVLLARLSGSFDMSISQLLAQTEVQTGTLVRHENQPVWQDPETGYLRRHVSPGEMPVDLVSVELPANTAVPMPAISYISRRQLIWVLEGSLTFDAGSITYEMAAGDCLELGDPADCVFRNNTSKPCRYAVIVLRPV; from the coding sequence ATGCCAGATGAAATGTCCAGTAAAGAAGACAACCTGAATATCCGGATTGGACAGAAGGTCAAAGAAGAGAGAGAGAAACGCGGCTGGTCACTGACTGAGCTGGCCGATCACTCCGGTGTTTCGCGGGCAATGATTCACAAAATTGAGCGTGGAGAGAGCAGCCCGACGGCGGTCCTGTTAGCGCGCCTCTCGGGATCTTTTGACATGAGCATCTCGCAACTGCTGGCCCAGACCGAGGTGCAAACCGGCACGCTGGTCAGGCATGAAAACCAGCCGGTATGGCAGGATCCTGAAACCGGCTATCTGCGCCGTCACGTTTCACCGGGTGAGATGCCGGTCGATCTGGTCAGTGTCGAGCTGCCGGCCAATACCGCTGTGCCGATGCCAGCGATTTCCTATATTTCAAGACGTCAGCTGATATGGGTACTGGAAGGGTCATTGACGTTTGACGCGGGGTCCATCACGTACGAAATGGCGGCTGGTGACTGTCTGGAACTGGGCGATCCGGCTGATTGTGTCTTCAGAAATAACACCAGTAAGCCGTGTCGATATGCGGTGATCGTCCTGCGACCCGTCTGA
- a CDS encoding GNAT family N-acetyltransferase, whose translation MIIRAAVESDADVIAEIYNDAVLNTTAIWNESQVDVANRIAWIHSRQQAGFPVIVAADDEDSVLGYASYGDWRPWDGYRHTVEHSVYVHKNARGQGIGDALMRTLIQLACEGKKHVMVAGIESENRASIMLHKKLGFAEAGTMKEVGNKFGRWLDLTFMQLRLDDRSHP comes from the coding sequence ATGATTATTCGTGCGGCTGTTGAAAGCGATGCTGATGTGATTGCTGAGATTTATAACGATGCTGTGCTTAACACCACGGCCATCTGGAATGAAAGCCAGGTCGATGTGGCTAATCGCATCGCATGGATACACAGTCGCCAGCAGGCGGGTTTTCCTGTGATTGTGGCCGCTGACGATGAAGATAGCGTGCTGGGATATGCTTCATACGGTGACTGGCGCCCCTGGGATGGATACCGTCACACCGTTGAACATTCTGTCTATGTTCATAAAAACGCGCGCGGACAAGGCATAGGTGATGCTCTGATGCGGACGTTAATCCAGCTTGCCTGTGAGGGCAAAAAACACGTGATGGTGGCGGGCATTGAATCGGAAAACAGGGCATCCATTATGCTGCATAAAAAGCTGGGTTTCGCTGAAGCGGGCACCATGAAAGAGGTCGGTAATAAATTTGGGCGCTGGCTGGATCTGACATTTATGCAGTTGCGACTGGATGACCGCAGTCATCCCTGA
- a CDS encoding LysE family translocator has translation MALSHELILIFTTYFVATASPGPSNMAIMGTAMKKGRGAALALAAGVVSGSMIWALLAACGVLTVLATFAQLLIALKIGGGLYLLWLAFKAGKSALRRTEASDFTASDERVAYGRLFRQGILMHIGNPKAILTWVAIMSFALKPEGTASTLPIILCGCAAICVFVFGGYALLFSTAVMSAFYRRIRRGLDALLACCFGLAGLKLLFSRS, from the coding sequence ATGGCGCTTTCACACGAGTTAATCCTGATCTTCACCACCTATTTTGTTGCCACGGCGAGTCCCGGCCCGAGCAATATGGCCATTATGGGTACGGCAATGAAAAAGGGCAGAGGGGCGGCACTGGCGCTGGCTGCGGGTGTGGTGAGTGGGTCGATGATTTGGGCGCTGCTGGCCGCCTGCGGTGTATTGACCGTGCTGGCAACCTTCGCACAGTTGCTGATTGCGTTAAAAATCGGTGGAGGGCTATATCTGCTCTGGCTGGCGTTTAAAGCGGGCAAATCTGCGTTACGCCGCACGGAAGCCAGTGACTTTACCGCCAGCGATGAACGGGTCGCCTATGGCAGGCTTTTCCGTCAGGGGATCCTGATGCATATCGGCAATCCCAAAGCGATTCTCACCTGGGTGGCGATTATGTCATTTGCGCTGAAGCCAGAGGGAACGGCTTCGACGCTACCGATCATTCTCTGTGGCTGTGCAGCGATTTGCGTCTTTGTGTTCGGCGGTTATGCTCTGCTGTTCTCAACTGCCGTGATGAGCGCCTTTTACCGCCGGATTCGTCGCGGACTCGATGCGTTGTTAGCCTGTTGCTTTGGACTGGCAGGGCTGAAACTGTTATTCAGCCGCAGCTAA
- a CDS encoding GFA family protein, with protein MKGACLCEAVTFEIAVTPERFYRCHCSLCRKQSGTGYNLATLVKEADFNWLSGESQIASWRKPTGYRNDFCSRCGSTVPNLLRGKPYIWIPVGLLNDSADMQCIGDYCTDDAMPWDTTRSETNHAGPVGALNDLLASLKLVD; from the coding sequence ATGAAAGGCGCATGTCTGTGTGAAGCCGTGACTTTTGAAATAGCAGTGACACCCGAACGCTTTTATCGTTGCCACTGCTCACTTTGCAGAAAGCAAAGCGGAACCGGCTATAACCTTGCGACGCTGGTGAAGGAGGCTGACTTTAACTGGCTATCCGGTGAAAGCCAGATCGCTTCGTGGCGTAAACCGACAGGTTATCGCAACGATTTTTGTTCCCGCTGTGGCTCGACCGTGCCAAACCTGTTACGTGGCAAACCTTATATCTGGATCCCGGTGGGTTTATTGAATGACTCTGCTGATATGCAATGCATCGGGGATTACTGTACTGATGACGCCATGCCCTGGGACACGACCCGTTCAGAGACAAATCATGCCGGGCCCGTCGGAGCGCTGAACGATCTTCTGGCGAGCTTAAAGCTCGTTGATTAA
- a CDS encoding AAA family ATPase yields MNALSLDALGPRICIMGPSNSGKSTLADAISRKTALPAVYLDTLHHLPGSQWIPRAPAEFLRLHADAVSQEKWVMDGNYTKCIEARLARATGLILLDVKVPVALLRYIRRCYSSTPRIGGLGKRKEHMTLEMLKYIILTAPNNRQRHKKLYDQVTLPKILLQSSGDVKACLEYWGLELKNQ; encoded by the coding sequence ATTAATGCACTTTCTTTAGACGCGCTCGGACCGCGCATTTGTATTATGGGTCCGTCGAACAGCGGCAAATCGACCTTAGCTGATGCTATTTCCCGCAAAACAGCCTTACCCGCCGTTTATCTGGATACACTTCACCATCTTCCGGGAAGTCAATGGATTCCCAGAGCACCGGCAGAGTTTCTCCGCCTGCACGCTGACGCGGTGAGTCAGGAAAAATGGGTAATGGATGGGAATTACACGAAATGCATTGAAGCGCGACTCGCTCGCGCCACAGGATTGATTCTTTTGGATGTAAAAGTGCCAGTAGCGCTGCTTCGGTATATTCGCAGATGTTACTCATCCACACCGCGAATTGGCGGTCTCGGCAAGCGCAAAGAGCATATGACCCTGGAGATGCTGAAATATATTATCCTCACTGCCCCAAATAATCGGCAGCGCCATAAGAAGCTATACGACCAGGTCACACTGCCAAAAATTCTGCTTCAGTCTTCAGGTGATGTTAAAGCCTGTCTGGAATACTGGGGCCTGGAGCTAAAAAATCAGTAA
- a CDS encoding alkene reductase, protein MPSLFTPLNLGDLKLRNRIVLPPLTRCRSEQPGNIPGELMVEYYRQRASAGLMVTEGTQIEPRGQGYAWTPGIHSEAQIAGWKKVTEAVHQEGATIFCQLWHVGRVSHNELQPGKQPPVAPSAIAADNVRVFIETGPGAGILTAPSEPRALTTEEVKEIVALYKRAAENAKAAGFDGVELHSANGYLINQFISEHTNFRKDEYGGSAENRLRFLREVVEAVSSVFGSHRVGVRFAPLFSSTDEERVYLGLVESDPHATYIRAAKLLNELEVGYLSIAEADWDNSPDMPESFRVALRETFRSPIIYSGRYTAEKAQHVLEKGWGDLFGFGRSFIANPDLPARIQSGYPLNEVDNASLYGGTEKGYTDYPVFQS, encoded by the coding sequence ATGCCGTCACTTTTTACCCCCCTGAACCTGGGCGATCTTAAACTTCGCAACCGCATTGTCCTGCCGCCGCTGACGCGCTGCCGCAGTGAACAGCCGGGCAACATTCCCGGCGAGTTGATGGTGGAGTATTACCGCCAGCGTGCCAGCGCGGGACTGATGGTCACCGAAGGCACCCAGATTGAGCCTCGCGGGCAGGGTTATGCATGGACGCCGGGGATCCACAGCGAGGCGCAGATCGCGGGCTGGAAAAAGGTCACGGAGGCGGTACATCAGGAAGGCGCCACGATTTTCTGCCAGCTCTGGCATGTTGGCCGCGTATCTCATAATGAACTTCAGCCAGGCAAGCAGCCACCGGTAGCGCCTTCAGCCATCGCAGCCGACAACGTCCGGGTGTTTATTGAAACCGGGCCAGGCGCGGGGATACTGACTGCACCCAGCGAGCCTCGGGCACTGACCACAGAAGAAGTGAAAGAGATTGTGGCGCTGTACAAACGCGCAGCGGAGAACGCCAAAGCCGCCGGTTTCGACGGCGTGGAACTGCACTCCGCCAACGGCTATCTGATTAACCAGTTTATTTCAGAACATACCAACTTCCGTAAGGATGAATATGGTGGCTCAGCAGAGAATCGTCTGCGCTTCCTGCGTGAAGTCGTTGAGGCCGTCAGCTCGGTGTTTGGCAGCCATCGCGTGGGCGTCCGGTTTGCACCGCTGTTTTCCAGTACCGATGAAGAGCGCGTCTATCTTGGCCTGGTTGAAAGCGATCCCCACGCGACCTACATCCGTGCCGCAAAGCTGCTGAATGAACTTGAAGTTGGCTATCTCTCAATTGCTGAAGCGGACTGGGATAATAGCCCGGACATGCCAGAGAGTTTCCGCGTTGCGCTGCGGGAAACATTCCGGTCTCCGATCATCTATTCAGGTCGCTATACGGCAGAAAAAGCGCAGCATGTGCTGGAAAAAGGCTGGGGCGATCTGTTTGGTTTTGGCCGATCATTCATCGCCAATCCCGATCTGCCCGCGCGCATTCAATCAGGCTATCCGCTGAATGAGGTCGATAACGCCTCCCTGTATGGCGGTACTGAGAAAGGCTATACTGACTATCCTGTTTTTCAATCCTGA
- a CDS encoding helix-turn-helix transcriptional regulator: MSPENALKLLSNPTRVAVLKWLKNPDEAFAGYTQLYPFDQYGVCASLIQDKAGLSQPATSLCLKALHSAGLVEASKVGKWTYYRRAEPRIREITGAVTQSLKAL; encoded by the coding sequence ATGTCCCCCGAAAATGCCCTGAAGTTACTGTCCAACCCGACCAGAGTGGCAGTGCTGAAGTGGCTTAAAAATCCTGATGAAGCGTTTGCGGGCTATACCCAGCTCTATCCCTTCGATCAGTATGGCGTCTGTGCCAGCCTCATACAGGACAAGGCGGGCTTATCACAGCCCGCCACATCGTTATGCCTGAAAGCCCTTCACAGTGCAGGTCTGGTCGAAGCCAGCAAAGTGGGAAAATGGACCTATTATCGTCGCGCCGAACCGCGCATTCGTGAAATCACTGGTGCGGTGACGCAATCACTTAAGGCGCTTTAA
- a CDS encoding cysteine hydrolase family protein, which translates to MMTSESALLIIDMQQGLFHGPAAPFAADSILSTITLLITKARQSDVPIFFARHIGPDHSPFNEQSPLTRLIPELQVNPQADIVFTKRYPSCFRETGLHHQLRQRGVKQLVIAGMKTEFCVDTTCRAAPELGFNVVLISDAHTTVDNPHLSAEKIIGHHNQTLAGPFVTLATAADWSSGSAL; encoded by the coding sequence ATGATGACATCTGAAAGTGCACTTTTAATCATCGATATGCAGCAGGGCCTTTTTCATGGTCCAGCGGCGCCTTTCGCCGCAGACAGCATTCTGTCGACTATCACTCTGCTTATCACCAAAGCACGGCAGTCTGATGTGCCCATCTTTTTTGCCCGCCATATCGGGCCTGATCATTCCCCCTTCAACGAACAAAGCCCGCTGACTCGCCTCATCCCGGAATTGCAGGTTAACCCGCAGGCAGATATCGTCTTCACAAAACGATATCCCAGCTGTTTCAGAGAGACCGGCCTGCACCATCAGCTCAGGCAAAGAGGCGTTAAACAACTGGTGATAGCCGGGATGAAAACGGAGTTCTGTGTTGATACGACCTGTCGCGCCGCACCGGAACTGGGTTTTAACGTCGTGCTGATTTCCGATGCGCATACCACCGTCGATAATCCGCATCTCTCTGCGGAGAAGATTATTGGTCATCATAATCAGACACTGGCGGGACCCTTTGTGACGCTGGCAACCGCCGCTGACTGGTCGTCCGGGTCGGCCCTTTAA
- a CDS encoding FAD-dependent oxidoreductase, producing the protein MSRWSVLGSGVAGLCVATLLVERGETVEIITQPDCRAASHWAGGMLAPWCEAESAPQQVIEWGQHAAGWWAQRVDGVVQQGTLVVAPPRDSRELTRFASMTLKHQWVAPGDIEPALENRFARGLFFAAEAHLDPRRALQQLRDKLQQAGVPFHSGNPTGKIIDCRGIHAIDQQPALRAVRGEMLILQTSDVQLSRPVRLLHPRFPCYLVPRAGGHFMLGATMVESHDSSPISARAMMELLSAAYSLHPALAEARIVESGTGLRPAYRQNLPEVRYENGRFSLNGLYRHGFLLAPIMAEKLMLQLTQEMTHASST; encoded by the coding sequence ATGAGCCGCTGGTCGGTGCTCGGCAGCGGCGTGGCCGGGCTGTGCGTCGCCACACTGCTTGTGGAGCGCGGAGAAACTGTCGAAATCATTACGCAGCCAGACTGTCGCGCGGCCTCCCACTGGGCGGGCGGCATGCTTGCGCCCTGGTGCGAAGCGGAAAGCGCGCCTCAGCAGGTGATCGAATGGGGTCAGCACGCTGCGGGCTGGTGGGCGCAACGCGTTGATGGCGTGGTGCAGCAGGGCACGCTGGTGGTAGCGCCGCCGCGTGACAGCCGCGAGCTGACGCGCTTCGCCAGCATGACCCTGAAGCATCAGTGGGTCGCACCGGGTGACATCGAACCGGCGCTGGAAAATCGCTTTGCCCGCGGCCTGTTTTTTGCGGCTGAGGCGCATCTCGATCCCCGCCGCGCCCTGCAGCAACTGCGCGACAAACTGCAGCAGGCTGGCGTCCCTTTTCACAGCGGTAACCCCACCGGCAAAATCATCGACTGTCGTGGCATCCATGCCATTGACCAGCAGCCCGCCTTGCGTGCTGTGCGGGGTGAGATGCTGATCCTGCAGACGTCCGACGTTCAGCTCTCCCGTCCTGTCCGGCTGCTGCACCCCCGCTTTCCCTGCTATCTGGTGCCGCGCGCAGGCGGGCACTTCATGCTGGGTGCCACGATGGTCGAAAGCCATGACAGCAGCCCGATCAGTGCCAGGGCGATGATGGAGCTGCTCAGTGCCGCTTATAGCCTGCATCCGGCGCTGGCCGAAGCGCGGATCGTGGAGAGCGGCACCGGCCTGCGTCCCGCTTACCGACAGAACCTGCCTGAAGTCCGCTATGAAAATGGCCGTTTCTCGTTAAACGGGCTTTACCGTCACGGCTTTTTACTGGCACCGATTATGGCTGAAAAACTCATGCTGCAACTTACTCAGGAGATGACTCATGCGAGTTCAACTTAA